Proteins encoded together in one Methanobrevibacter ruminantium window:
- a CDS encoding DNA-3-methyladenine glycosylase I: protein MSEKRCPWAEDVEEIYGKYHDEEWGVPTYDDRELFEMLVLESFQAGLAWITILKKRENFKEAFDNFDVEKVASYDAKKIEELRNNAGIIRHKGKITAAINNAKIFIEIQKEYGSFSEYIWHFTGNEILIDTEENYLTNSPLSDEIAKDLKKRGMKFVGTTIIYSYLESIGVINNHIHECFRYEELK, encoded by the coding sequence ATGAGTGAAAAACGTTGCCCGTGGGCTGAAGATGTAGAAGAAATATATGGGAAGTATCATGATGAGGAATGGGGAGTTCCAACTTACGATGACAGGGAACTCTTTGAAATGCTTGTTCTTGAATCATTTCAGGCAGGACTTGCATGGATTACAATATTGAAGAAACGTGAAAACTTCAAGGAGGCCTTTGACAATTTTGATGTTGAAAAGGTAGCCTCATACGATGCGAAGAAGATAGAAGAGCTAAGAAACAATGCAGGGATAATCAGACATAAGGGAAAGATAACTGCTGCAATCAACAATGCAAAGATCTTTATTGAGATACAAAAGGAATATGGCTCTTTCTCGGAATACATCTGGCACTTTACAGGCAATGAAATATTGATTGATACTGAAGAAAACTATTTGACCAACTCTCCTCTCTCAGATGAAATAGCTAAGGACTTGAAGAAAAGGGGAATGAAATTTGTTGGAACCACAATAATATACTCCTACTTGGAGTCAATTGGAGTAATAAATAATCATATTCATGAATGCTTTAGATACGAGGAATTGAAATGA
- a CDS encoding TIGR00375 family protein: MLVNADLHTHSCFSAATSKDMVINNIAPKSREKGLDLVGTGDAFHPKWLDIVAESTEYDGDGIYSHNDCDFILTTEVEAQHKIHHVIILPNIEVARELSEKLVSPNKYIDGRPRSPLSGAELFELVKEYDCMIGPAHSFTPWTGMYKTYDSIYDCYEKAPDFVELGLSADTDMADTVKELADFVFLTNSDAHSPWPHRLGREFNQIGMEDISYTSLQKALKHKTVKANYGLLPNLGKYHMTACTKCYKIIDPEIAKSNGMKCSCGGRIKKGVDFRISEIADYKEPHHPSHRPPYVHLMPLAEIISMIYDKGITTKTVQGVWQKLIDAYGPEIDVLINTPLEDISKMDDKVALGIEGFRNKTLNVVPGGGGKYGEISFNEDFKKQGKAEKIVTLDYF; encoded by the coding sequence ATGTTGGTTAATGCAGATTTACATACTCACAGTTGCTTCTCAGCAGCTACTTCAAAGGATATGGTTATTAACAATATAGCTCCAAAATCCCGTGAAAAGGGATTGGACCTAGTTGGAACTGGAGATGCTTTTCATCCTAAATGGCTTGATATTGTGGCTGAAAGCACAGAATATGATGGAGATGGGATTTACTCCCATAATGATTGTGATTTCATATTGACAACTGAGGTTGAAGCTCAACACAAGATCCACCATGTAATCATTTTGCCGAATATTGAAGTTGCTCGTGAGCTTTCAGAAAAGCTGGTCTCTCCAAACAAGTATATCGATGGAAGGCCAAGAAGCCCTTTAAGCGGCGCTGAACTCTTTGAGCTCGTGAAAGAGTATGATTGCATGATCGGTCCAGCTCATTCATTCACTCCCTGGACAGGAATGTATAAGACTTATGACAGCATTTATGACTGTTATGAAAAGGCACCTGATTTCGTTGAATTAGGGTTGTCTGCAGATACAGATATGGCTGATACTGTAAAGGAACTCGCTGATTTTGTATTCTTGACCAATTCTGATGCCCATTCACCATGGCCTCACAGATTAGGAAGGGAATTCAATCAAATAGGGATGGAAGACATTTCATATACATCACTTCAAAAGGCGCTGAAGCACAAGACCGTTAAGGCAAATTATGGCCTTCTTCCCAATTTGGGAAAGTATCATATGACTGCATGCACAAAATGCTATAAGATCATAGACCCTGAAATTGCCAAATCCAATGGAATGAAATGTTCCTGTGGAGGCAGAATCAAGAAGGGAGTGGACTTTAGAATAAGTGAAATCGCAGATTACAAAGAGCCTCATCATCCAAGCCATAGGCCTCCTTATGTTCATCTGATGCCTCTTGCTGAAATAATCAGCATGATCTATGATAAGGGGATTACAACCAAAACCGTTCAAGGGGTTTGGCAGAAATTGATTGATGCATATGGTCCTGAAATTGATGTTTTAATAAACACTCCTTTAGAGGATATTTCAAAAATGGACGATAAGGTAGCTCTTGGAATAGAAGGATTCAGGAATAAGACATTAAATGTTGTTCCTGGTGGCGGAGGCAAATATGG
- a CDS encoding DUF2115 family protein, with protein MKTRDLLEEIKENIKDFDIAPFEERARDENTDQTSRLHANFHIQNYNEIMELNIDENDESNIEIDEKLVNDIKDELGRFFEGYSPESEEEFKRFITYTCIYLSLIAKRPLHPIGIDMHNGKTVFGEEKDGETVYYCDIKEEQSKIAKDYYTCQYCVCKPS; from the coding sequence ATGAAAACACGAGACTTATTGGAAGAAATAAAGGAAAACATTAAGGATTTTGATATTGCCCCATTTGAGGAAAGAGCAAGGGATGAAAACACTGATCAGACATCCAGACTACATGCCAATTTCCATATTCAAAACTATAATGAGATTATGGAATTGAATATTGATGAGAATGATGAGAGCAATATAGAAATCGATGAAAAATTGGTAAATGACATTAAAGATGAATTGGGCAGATTCTTTGAAGGATACTCTCCTGAAAGTGAAGAAGAATTTAAAAGATTCATAACCTATACTTGCATTTACTTAAGTTTGATCGCAAAAAGGCCATTACATCCAATTGGAATAGATATGCACAATGGAAAAACAGTATTTGGTGAAGAAAAAGATGGTGAAACAGTATACTATTGCGACATAAAAGAAGAGCAATCAAAGATTGCTAAAGATTATTACACTTGCCAATACTGTGTTTGCAAACCAAGTTAA
- a CDS encoding ArsA family ATPase, which translates to MAFKDLFKFKQGETTFIFVGGKGGVGKTSISSATALWLANQGKKTLIVSTDPAHSLSDSLEVSIGHYPVKINENLYAVEIDPDKAMEEKQRALESQKSVASPDQLMGLDFLGEQMDLASASPGADEAAAFEVFLSVMTSNEYDVVVFDTAPTGHTLRLLSFPEIMDSWVGKLMKAKAKLGSAANALKNIIPFMDAADDLQSSKELEETKKQIDEAKAVLSDPDRTTFKMVVIPEEMSIYESERAIEALNKYDITTDSIIVNQVMPDISDCDFCHSRYMLQQKRLALIDQKFSDQVVAEVPLFKDEVKGQEKLLKLAEILYEGKDNDEVQPNVIQL; encoded by the coding sequence ATGGCATTTAAAGATTTATTTAAATTCAAGCAAGGAGAAACCACATTCATTTTTGTAGGTGGAAAAGGTGGAGTTGGAAAAACTTCAATCTCTTCAGCTACTGCATTGTGGTTAGCAAATCAAGGAAAGAAAACATTAATTGTATCAACCGATCCTGCTCATTCATTATCCGATTCACTTGAGGTAAGCATTGGACATTACCCTGTTAAAATCAATGAAAACCTCTATGCAGTTGAAATCGACCCAGACAAAGCTATGGAAGAAAAGCAAAGAGCTTTGGAAAGTCAAAAGTCTGTAGCAAGCCCTGACCAATTGATGGGCCTTGACTTTTTAGGTGAGCAAATGGATTTGGCTTCCGCTTCTCCAGGTGCTGATGAGGCAGCTGCATTTGAAGTGTTCTTGTCTGTGATGACTTCCAATGAGTATGATGTTGTAGTATTTGACACTGCGCCAACAGGCCACACATTGAGATTGCTTTCATTCCCTGAAATCATGGACTCTTGGGTGGGGAAATTAATGAAAGCCAAAGCAAAATTAGGTAGTGCAGCAAATGCATTGAAGAATATCATTCCATTTATGGATGCAGCAGATGACTTGCAGTCCAGCAAGGAATTGGAAGAGACTAAAAAGCAAATCGATGAAGCTAAGGCAGTATTATCTGACCCTGATAGAACCACATTTAAGATGGTCGTAATTCCAGAGGAAATGTCCATTTATGAATCAGAAAGAGCTATTGAAGCATTGAATAAATATGACATTACAACTGACAGCATCATTGTAAATCAAGTCATGCCGGACATTTCAGATTGTGACTTCTGTCATTCAAGATACATGTTGCAGCAAAAACGTCTCGCACTCATTGATCAAAAGTTCTCAGATCAAGTCGTTGCAGAAGTTCCTTTATTCAAGGATGAGGTTAAAGGTCAAGAAAAATTATTGAAATTAGCTGAAATCCTATATGAAGGAAAGGACAATGATGAAGTCCAACCGAATGTAATCCAATTATAG